The following proteins are co-located in the Cutaneotrichosporon cavernicola HIS019 DNA, chromosome: 3 genome:
- a CDS encoding uncharacterized protein (TB2/DP1, HVA22 family): protein MPLLLTSLINVTGEFLYPAYCSYKALARRQGGAIAGDAELERWLQYWALVGAWTALEGAVGWILSWLPFYTLIKTAVFLYLAISSTGTPYMYNAFLAPLFAEHEPMIDEFIGSIRGQAGAHARGGVGWVYERVRAMLGQADYLSQAGQQQLGMRPGSFSGGPSGPSTMPQPPTLADPASAGMQHAAGMIQGLASRYLPSALAAVSAAAGGAQATAARGFDVPPPPVPPKFDVHEASPPVPQPPSQLAGSRAFQYASEDVYGSTRVQGGGARARTLDASRTSSDGSLSGASNLGASFTEIRREDVVGADIRLDANRRTSSSSWVPWGGQATPKPTDKTQ from the exons CGTGACAGGAGAGTTCCTGTATCCCGCCTATTGCAGCTACAAAGCCCTTGCGCGGCGACAGGGTGGCGCTATAGCAGGCGACGCCGAACTGGAACGCTGGCTCCAATACTGGGCGCTCGTGGGCGCATGGACAGCCCTCGAGGGTGCAGTAGGATGGATCCTAAGCTG GCTGCCGTTCTACACGCTCATCAAAACTGCCGTCTTCCTCTACCTCGCCATCAGCTCGACCGGCACGCCGTACATGTACAACGCGTTCCTGGCCCCGCTGTTTGCCGAGCACGAACCCATGATCGACGAGTTCATCGGTAGTATTCGCGGACAGGCAGGCGCACATGCTCGCGGCGGAGTTGGATGGGTCTATGAGCGCGTCCGCGCCATGCTCGGC CAGGCAGACTACCTCAGCCAGGCGgggcagcagcagctcggcaTGAGGCCCGGCTCGTTCTCGGGCGGCCCCTCTGGACCATCTACTATGCCCCAGCCGCCGACGCTCGCTGATCCGGCCAGCGCCGGAATGCAGCATGCCGCGGGTATGATCCAGGGCCTCGCGAGCCGATACCTCCCTTCTGCACTTGCTGCTGTATCCGCCGCGGCTGGTGGCGCGCAGGCAACGGCTGCTAGAGGGTTCGACGTGCCCCCGCCCCCTGTGCCGCCCAAGTTTGACGTCCATGAGGCTTCGCCACCTGTTCCCCAGCCTCCATCGCAGCTCGCGGGGTCGCGCGCGTTCCAGTACGCTTCCGAGGACGTGTACGGCTCGACCCGGGTCCAGGGTGGgggcgcgcgtgcgcggACCCTCGACGCGTCACGCACGTCGTCGGACGGTTCGCTTAGCGGGGCGTccaacctcggcgcgtCGTTCACCGAGATTAGGCGCGAggatgtcgtcggcgctgaCATCCGTTTGGATGCCAACAGGcgcacgtcgagctcgtcgtggGTGCCCTGGGGTGGACAAGCCACACCCAAGCCGACCGACAAGACACAGTGA
- a CDS encoding uncharacterized protein (Inositol hexakisphosphate) produces MSSSSSGGIPVPAPQTSTSLPNVGTNSSTSPTKIATSPPKIATSPPKIATSPPKVATSPPTPPSTTLLPFQHLPVRSSPLTGLPRIEQRRVSNGTLQASLASRVQPRPRNLGRAQQLRAEVDGVVKRRVGAVLGRGFILKTDHYPTGRALDLDINIQGAPNFRAPREEGLNVFGVAQPTVPGLKSILTILQCQPPRTSPSSSRAGTPLGRRRSSATPCEQGHTIWFSTREETLVYISGRPYVLRDSVEPLKTLALSDRSDNIEDIERRFKIDILEESKRYGGLILCHDEVHGGELVPSWVAVDELSIKTPREIFDDIRGRGWKVDYWRIPVAPDRPIEDNYLDAYVSHLRDVDPLTSSLVFNCGMGVVRTTFAMCAALLVRRAQYLRRGLDDPFPVTNGSGFATPASVPGTATPHSLNSLALGASLGAPQAAQILQQVSLQQYLNTSLLKVTRMLDENLPSRRSTAAIDLLATHPKLLDNLRSAHMGNYQIVLSLLSSLDHGRELKRLVDMIIDDCDSVVNLRENAIEYRIKYSLVSRDDPNGSWYLDKAVRSLEQYFDLIVFAAYTESDQGMLSGVTFSAWLKSRPEIWNQIKVLRRRWGDRLFAFAPANDLSVVSRSLGLGDRRLTHRGPTEVEGGKVLGDEWAEHVVKNRSGIMLRASTLLKRDLWVTDTASTTEGVRGAIGFRQVANESVYTTGQPTQEAITTILNIVKKRSPDISKVVWICLREEPLVMINGAPYCLRRDTTALRNMRDYHGVSATRLEVLEERLKSDVEAELNMFGHTLLLHTEASDGKVVPLWENVNPEDVDSIRQVMDDVALREVDVNLVFERIPITSESSPDFHDVTDLLDICTRIDMDKTAIILNDQLGRGRSSNTAAVVLLIQRWLKRNQDGHPPSTPASRRNASRNRLAFTPSSNTSWQIINSVLRVIRNGLEVKRIVDDAIDRTSATFNLRDAIEDYRDLAEEAKTPVDRSRAIERGMHSLLRYFHLIVFQAYLDDTDLDDENKYTFESFVKHRPVFKTLQNELLTGGLKSLTPLERTEPVEGMALEDEVSHVVANRTGAILSAQTILKSDFFTGLQKQSLPERVDGAANYRKVPLLLDPKLNEEAGDKEEYVYGTGMPSSIGLRNALFKMGAGPDGNRKIVWTSLREEPVLYVNGRPHVLRLVDKPLTNVETTGVTAGVVERMEKQLKADVIKEIREGNGKLLLHDEVETKPGMYEVVPVWETVEEKNVITPLELYRQVQDEGYHVDYMRIAITDEQAPLPAALQVIVTRVMMGVREDDDFVFNCQMGRGRTTTGMIAASLIATIAREETSAEVYESDGESEDRESEDDEVDLDEAAQYLNGEYKTILQLVTVLRHGKEGKHLTDRAINAMDGVQNLRKAVYDFKLKVAAAEPGTPKYNALLHQGVNYLYRYGTLIVLSNFLLECKEQGIAFDKANFPEWLQKHREIRNVLSRKKLD; encoded by the exons ATGTCAAGCTCCAGCTCTGGCGGTATCCCAGTACCAGCGCCGCAAACCTCTACCTCGCTACCCAACGTTGGTACCAAttcctcaacctcaccaaccAAGATTGCCACTAGTCCACCTAAGATTGCCACGAGTCCACCTAAGATTGCCACCTCCCCGCCCAAGGTTGCTacctccccacccacccccccTTCTACCACTCTACTCCCGTTTCAGCACCTCCCCGTGCGTTCGTCCCCCCTTACCGGCCTTCCACGAATTGAACAACGCCGTGTCTCCAATGGCACTCTCCAAGCGTCTCTGGCATCTAGAGTCCAACCGCGCCCACGCAACCTCGGCCGTGCGCAGCAGCTGCGCGCAGAGGTCGATGGTGTGGTCAagcggcgagtgggagcCGTCCTGggtcgagg GTTTATCCTCAAGACTG ACCACTATCCCACGGGCCGCGCGCTTGATCTAGACATTAACATCCAAGGCGCTCCCAACTTCCGTGCTCCTCGCGAGGAAGGGCTGAATGTGTTCGGAGTAGCTCAACCCACAGTCCCCGGCCTCAAGTCTATTCTAACCATCCTCCAATGTCAGCCGCCACGGACATCCcccagctcgagtcgcGCGGGCACGCCTCTGGGGAGACGCCGGAGCTCTGCCACGCCTTGCGAGCAGGGCCACACCATATGGTTCTCAACACGCGAAGAGACACTCG tgTACAT CTCTGGACGGCCGTATGTCCTTCGTGATTCTGTAGAGCCTCTCAAGACCCTCGCTCTGTCTGACCGCTCTGACAACATCGAGGACATTGAGCGGCGTTTCAAGAtcgacatcctcgaggagTCAAAGCGGTACGGTGGTCTCATCCTCTGCCACGACGAGGTTCATGgtggcgagctcgtgccCTCGTGGGTcgctgtcgacgagctcagCATCAAGACGCCACGGGAGATCTTTGACGACATTCGTGGGCGGGGTTGGAAGGTCGATTACTGGCGCATCCCCGTAGCACCTGACCGCCCCATCGAG GACAACTACCTCGACGCCTATGTGTCGCACCTCCGGGACGTCGACCCACTGACCTCCTCACTTGTGTTCAACTGTGGCATGGGTGTGGTGCGAA cgacgTTTGCAATGTGCGCTGCGCTGCTTGTTCGGCGTGCGCAGTACCTCCGTCgtggcctcgacgaccccTTCCCAGTGACCAACGGATCAGGTTTCGCCACA ccgGCTTCCGTACCGGGAACTGCAACCCCCCATTCCTTGAATTCCCTGGCGCTTGGCGCATCACTGGGCGCGCCGCAAGCAGCCCAGATCCTGCAGCAGGTTTCCCTGCAGCAGTACCTCAACACCAGTCTTCTCAAGGTCAcgcgcatgctcgacgaga ACCTTCCTTCTCGCCGCTCCACTGCCGCCATTGACCttctcgccacccaccccaaGCTTCTCGACAACCTCCGAAGCGCGCACATGGGCAACTACCAGATCGTCCTCTCGCTCCTGTCCAGTCTCGACCACGGCCGGGAGCTGAAGCGCCTGGTTGACATGATCATCGACGACTGCGATTCGGTCGTCAACCTCCGCGAGAATGCCATCGAGTACCGTATCAAATACAGCTTGGTCTCACGCGATGATCCCAACGGCTCGTGGTACCTCGACAAGGCTGTTCGCTCC ctcgagcagtACTTCGACCTCATTGTCTTCGCTGCCTACACAGAGAGCGACCAGGGAATGCTCAGCGGGGTGACGTTCTCAGCCTGGCTCAAGAGCCGACCGGAGATCTGGAA CCAGATCAAGGTGCTTCGTCGCCGCTGGGGCGATCGCCTCTTCGCGTTCGCGCCAGCCAACGACCTCAGTGTCGTGTCGAGATCTCTTGGCCTTGGAGACCGGCGCCTCACCCACAGGGGCCCgaccgaggtcgagggcggcaaggtccTGGGAGACGAGTGGGCCGAGCACGTCGTCAAGAACCGCAGCGGTATCATGCTGCGCGCATC GACTCTTCTCAAGCGCGACCTGTGGGTCACAGACACCGCTTCGACGACAGAGGGTGTCCGCGGAGCCATCGGCTTCCGCCAGGTCGCCAACGAAAGTGTATACACGACCGGACAGCCGACGCAGGAGGCGATCACGACGATCCTCAATATCGTCAAGAAGCGCTCGCCGGACATTTCGAAGGTCGTGTGGATCTgcctgcgcgaggagcCGCTGGTGATGATCAATG GGGCTCCGTACTGCCTGCGCAGAGACACGACTGCGCTCCGCAACATGCGTGACTACCACGGCGTCTCAGCCACTCGACTGGAGGTTCTCGAAGAGCGCCTCAAGAGTGACGTCGAGGCTGAGCTTAACATGTTCGGCCACACTCTGCTCCTACACACCGAGGCTTCAgacggcaaggtcgtgcCACTGTGGGAGAATGTCAACCCCGAGGACGTTGACTCGATCCGTCAGGTTATGGACGATGTGGCGCTCCGCGAGGTGGACGTCAACCTCGTGTTCGAGCGCATCCCCATCACTTCCGAATCGTCACCTGAC ttcCACGACGTCACGGACCTCCTCGATATATGCACACGCATTGACATGGATAAGACTGCCATCATCCTCAATGACCAGCTTGGCCGTGGACGCAGTTCAAACACGGCTGCGGTCGTCCTCCTAATCCAGCGCTGGCTGAAGCGCAACCAGGACGGCCACCCGCCGTCAACACCCGCATCTCGTCGCAACGCGTCGCGTAACCGGCTCGCATTCACGCCGTCGTCCAATACAAGCTGGCAGATCATTAACAGTGTCCTACGTGTCATCCGTaacggcctcgaggtcaagcgcattgtcgacgacgcgatTGACCGCACGTCCGCAACGTTCAACCTCCGGGACGCGATCGAAGACTACCGCGATttggccgaggaggccaagacTCCCGTGGACCGCAGCCGTGCTATCGAGAGAG gcaTGCACAGCCTCCTGCGGTACTTCCACCTGATCGTCTTCCAGGCGTACCTGGACGACAcggacctcgacgacgagaacaAGTACACCTTCGAGTCGTTCGTCAAGCACCGACCTGTGTTTAAGACTCTCCAGAACGAGTTGCTGACCGGTGGCCTAAAGAGTCTGACGCCGCTCGAGCGGACTGAGCCAGTGGAGGGAATGGCT cttgaggatgaggtgtCTCACGTCGTAGCGAATCGCACGGGTGCTATCCTTTCTGCCCAGACT ATCCTCAAGTCCGACTTCTTCACCGGGCTGCAGAAGCAGAGCCTTCCAGA GCGCGTTGACGGTGCTGCGAACTACCGCAAGGTCCCGCTGCTCCTGGATCCGAAGCTCAacgaggaggccggcgacaaggaggagtATGTGTACGGTACTGG TATGCCGAGCTCCATCGGTCTGCGCAATGCGCTGTTCAAGATGGGCGCTGGGCCCGATGGTAACCGCAAGATTGTCTGGACTTCTTTGCGAGAG gagCCCGTCCTCTACGTCAACGGACGTCCACATGTCCTGCGCCTGGTTGACAAGCCACTTACCAACGTCGA AACCACTGGCGTCACGGCTGGCGTTGTTGAGCGCATGGAGaagcagctcaaggccgacgtcATCAAGGAGATCCGTGAGGGCAACGGCAAGCTCCTGCTgcacgacgaggttgagacCAAGCCGGGCATGTATGAGGTTGTGCCAGTGTGGGagacggtcgaggagaagaacgTCATAACCCCGCTCGAGTTATACCGGCAGGTACAGGATGAAGGCTACCACGTCGACTATATGCGGATTGCCATC acgGACGAGCAGGCGCCTCTTCCCGCGGCTCTGCAGGTGATCGTCACGCGTGTGATGATGGGCGTCcgtgaggacgacgactttgT TTTCAACTGCCAGATGGGCCGCGGGCGGACCACGACGGGCATGATCGCAGCGTCACTCATTGCGACgatcgcgcgcgaggaaACTTCAGCCGAGGTGTACGAGAGCGAcggggagagcgaggaccgggagagcgaggacgacgaggtcgacctcgacgaggcggcgcagtaCCTCAACG gcGAGTACAAGACAATCCTGCAGCTCGTCACCGTCCTTCGCCacggcaaggagggcaagcaTCTGACGGACCGTGCAATCAACGCCATGGACGGCGTCCAGAATCTGCGCAAGGCGGTGTATGA CTTCAAGCTCAAGGTtgcggccgccgagcccgGCACGCCCAAGTATAACGCGCTCTTGCACCAGGGCGTCAACTACTTGTACCGAT ACGGCACACTTATCGTGCTCTCTAACTTCCTGCTCGAGTGCAAGGAGCAGGGTATTGCATTTGACAAGGCCAACTTCCCCGAATGGCTGCAGAAGCACCGCGAGATCCGCAACGTCCTCAGCCGCAAGAAGCTAGACTAG
- the HSP78 gene encoding uncharacterized protein (C-terminal, D2-small domain, of ClpB protein), translating to MIARRQLARTALAARPRPIPSALATPLVLLHNPTPVRAYANYPPGAFGGGFPPYMGGGGGGMGGGGGGGAGGGGGGYPPFGGRRYPGQPPQQPPQQQGPQKGETLKQFSVDLTEMAKEGKLDPIIGRDEEIRRTIQILSRRTKSNPCLIGLPGVGKTAIIEGLAQRIVNKDVPESMQDKRVLVLDLSLLLAGTGVRGEFESRFKQLLKDIDDEAGSVIIFIDEIHTLLNLGKAEGSMDAGNMIKPALARGLQLIGATTLDEYRKYIEKDPALQRRFQAVMIKEPTVADTISILRGLKSRYEAHFGVQIADSALVTAAVYSDRYVPDRFLPDKAIDLVDEACSTLKLTQESRPQALEDVDRRIMTLEIERESLKNEEDAFSIQRRNKVEDELKEKKEKQTKMKEVWSKERERVQEIKGIKEELEHAKIALENAQRHGDFEVASRLRFSEIPRLQKRLPQAVAELQKEDAANPDLAVRDRVTSEDIAIVVGKATGIPVSNLLKGERERLVNMEGQLKKRVVGQDEVIKVVSNAIRLSRAGLQSPNRPLASFLFLGPTGVGKTELTKAVAEFLFNDEQKALIQINMSEFHDKHTVSRLIGATPGFVGYEEGGQLTEAVRRRPYSVVVFDEIEKAHPDVANILLQILEEGVLTDGQGRQVSFKNTIIALTSNLGAEALYEPGASEPDGTVSASAKNAVLRDVNKFFRPELINRLDELVVFNKLPPSTILDIVNLRLAEVAARLAAKRITLDVTEPAREWLAKKGYSDRYGARAISRVVRDKISNPLALKMLNGEINDGEIVTVHFHHDALEITSKPDPNQVQGRKGSDSDSDSNSVLEEHGELP from the coding sequence ATGATTGCACGCAGACAACTCGCGCGCACAGCACTCGCAGCGCGACCACGCCCCATCCCAAGCGCCCTTGCCACtcctctcgtcctcctccacaaccCCACACCTGTACGAGCATACGCCAACTACCCTCCTGGAGCCTTTGGCGGCGGCTTTCCACCTTATatgggtggaggtggaggaggcatgggcggcggcggcggcggcggcgctggtggtggtggtgggggcTACCCACCCTTCGGCGGAAGGCGGTACCCCGGACAGCCACCTCAACAACCACCTCAGCAACAAGGGCCGCAAAAGGGCGAGACGCTCAAGCAGTTCTCAGTCGACCTGACAGAAATGGCCAAGGAAGGCAAGCTCGACCCCATCATTGGGCGTGATGAGGAGATTCGCCGTACGATTCAGATTCTCTCACGCCGCACCAAATCCAACCCGTGCCTCATTGGTCTTCCCGGTGTCGGTAAGACCGCTATCATCGAAGGACTCGCCCAGCGCATCGTTAACAAGGACGTGCCTGAGAGTATGCAGGACAAGCGCGTGCTTGTTCTCGACCTTTCTCTCTTGCTCGCCGGCACGGGCGTGCGAGGCGAGTTCGAGAGCCGCTTCAagcagctcctcaaggacattgacgacgaggccggcAGCGTCATCATCTTCATCGACGAGATTCACACGCTCCTCAATctcggcaaggccgagggATCCATGGACGCCGGCAACATGATCAAGCCTGCGCTCGCTCGTGGGTTGCAACTCATCGGCGCCACCACTCTTGACGAGTACCGCAAGTACATTGAGAAGGACCCGGCGCTTCAGCGCCGTTTCCAGGCCGTCATGATCAAGGAGCCGACTGTTGCCGATACTATTTCCATCCTCCGCGGCCTCAAGAGCCGTTACGAGGCCCACTTTGGTGTGCAGATTGCCGACTCTGCACTCGTTACTGCAGCCGTATACTCGGACCGCTACGTCCCCGACCGCTTCCTTCCCGACAAGGCtatcgacctcgtcgatgaggcATGCTCGACCCTCAAGCTCACGCAAGAGTCTCGTCCCCAAGCactcgaggacgttgacCGTCGTATCATGACGCTTGAGATTGAGCGCGAGTCGCTCaagaacgaggaggacgcgttCTCTATCCAGCGTCGTaacaaggtcgaggacgagctcaaggagaagaaggagaagcagaCCAAGATGAAGGAGGTGTGGAGCAaggagcgtgagcgcgtcCAAGAGATCAAGGggatcaaggaggagctcgagcacgccaAGATTGCTCTCGAGAACGCGCAGCGCCATGGCGACTTTGAGGTTGCCTCGCGTCTCCGTTTCTCCGAGATTCCGCGCCTGCAGAAGCGCCTCCCCCAGGCCGTTGCAGAGCTTCAAAAGGAGGATGCAGCCAACCCGGACCTCGCTGTGCGCGACCGCGTCACTAGCGAGGACATTGCCATTGTCGTCGGCAAGGCTACCGGTATCCCCGTCAGCAACCtgctcaagggcgagcgtgagcgaCTCGTCAACATGGAGGGCCAGCTCAAGAAGCGTGTCGTAGGCCAGGACGAGGTGATCAAGGTCGTCTCGAACGCGATCCGCCTCTCGCGCGCTGGGCTGCAGAGCCCCAACCGACCACTTGCCAGCTTCCTCTTCCTGGGCCCGACAGGTGTGGGAAAGACTGAGCTAACCAAGGCGGTCGCCGAGTTCCTGTTCAACGACGAGCAGAAGGCTCTCATCCAAATCAACATGAGCGAGTTCCACGACAAGCACACCGTGTCTCGCCTGATCGGTGCAACGCCAGGCTTTGTCGGCTACGAGGAGGGTGGTCAGCTCACCGAGGCTGtccgtcgtcgcccatACTCGGTTGTGGTGTttgacgagatcgagaaggCGCACCCCGACGTGGccaacatcctcctccagatCCTTGAGGAAGGTGTCCTCACCGACGGTCAGGGCCGCCAGGTCAGCTTCAAGAACACCATCATCGCTCTTACGTCGaacctcggcgccgaggcgttGTACGAGCCCggagcgagcgagccggACGGCACAGTctccgcgagcgcgaagAACGCCGTCCTGCGCGACGTGAACAAGTTCTTCCGCCCCGAGCTCATcaaccgcctcgacgagctcgtcgtctttAACAAGCTCCCCCCGTCGACGATCTTGGACATTGTCAACCTCCGCCTTGCAGAGGTTGCagcccgcctcgccgccaagcgcATCACCCTCGACGTAACCGAGCCGGCGCGTGAGTGGCTTGCAAAGAAGGGCTACTCGGACCGATACGGTGCGCGCGCAATCAGCCGCGTTGTGCGCGACAAGATCTCCAAccccctcgccctcaagATGCTGAACGGCGAGATCAACGATGGAGAAATCGTCACCGTCCATTTCCACCACGACGCACTCGAGATCACGAGCAAGCCCGACCCCAACCAGGTTCAAGGCAGGAAGGGCAGtgacagcgacagcgacagcaACAGTGTCCTCGAGGAACACGGCGAGCTGCCATAA
- a CDS encoding uncharacterized protein (Peroxisomal biogenesis factor 11 (PEX11)) has translation MSKSNSCFNALVARAARTVSTPAGLDGGLQFMAYTGPVAAQLVLKLAQARINHPVLQKLTSDTGRLTELAAGIVRGAGNVSEARVIMRAFGLIPMLDWLLRLHPNPAKALANFFLRPSLANLDLRNEKVFQTLRVILLSIFYVGEHSVWLGTRGILNLTPQQLGFMGKLSIRSWAIDVGLSAVKLVGTYRGLVARQAALQAQGEKKVDAEEAKKLAAEFAAWKRAAWVNFAWIPLTIHWSIGGLWENPLITAAIGSVVSVGKLNTAWASVA, from the exons ATGTCCAAGTCCAACTCGTGCTtcaacgccctcgtcgcgcgcgccgcccgcacCGTGTCGACGCctgccggcctcgacggcggcctccAGTTCATGGCTTACACTGGACCCGTAGCTGCCCAGCTtgtcctcaagctcgcccaGGCTCGCATTAACCACCCCGTCCTGCAGAAGCTCACTAGCGACACTGGCCGCCTTaccgagctcgccgccggcatCGTTCGCGGTGCTGGGAACGTTAGCGAGGCGCGTGTCATCATGCGCGCGTTTG GCCTCATCCCCATGCTCGACTGGCTCCTCCGCCTGcaccccaaccccgccaAGGCGCTTGCCAACTTCTTCCTCCGCCCCAgcctcgccaacctcgacctcagGAACGAGAAGGTGTTCCAGACTCTccgcgtcatcctcctctccatcttctACGTTGGCGAGCACTCGGTCTGGCTCGGCACCAGAGgcatcctcaacctcacTCCCCAGCAGCTCGGCTTCATGGGCAAGCTTTCGATCCGCTCATGGGC GATCGACGTCGGCTTGTCGGCAgtcaagctcgtcggcacTTACCGCGGCCTCGTGGCGCGCCAGGCTGCCCTCCAGGCccagggcgag aagaaggtggatgccgaggaagcCAAGAagctcgcggccgagttTGCGGCGTGGAAGCGTGCCGCCTGGGTCAACTT cgcCTGGATCCCGCTCACAATCCACTGGTCTATTGGCGGCCTCTGGGAGAACCCGCTTATCACGGCCGCGATCGGCTCCGTCGTGTCCGTCGGCAAGCTCAATACGGCCTGGGCGTCGGTTGCGTAA